A segment of the Felis catus isolate Fca126 chromosome F2, F.catus_Fca126_mat1.0, whole genome shotgun sequence genome:
ggggggaggcaggaggtgagTAGATGGGGGAGTACCCGGCAGATGAAGGAGTGTGAATGTGTAGCAGGCAcagtggagggtgggtgggccCTACTGTAAGGTACGGAGTTACATCCCAGTCTCCAGAAGGGACAGCATGCTGGGAGGAGCTTTGGCTGGCACTCAGGAGGCCCAGGTTTTGGTCTTGGATTTGCTGCTGACTCCGTGTGTGGCCTTGGGGTGACTCCCTTGCCCCGCTGGACTTTGCATTCCTGTTTGTAGGATGGGCCCAAGGACCCAGGGCAGTTTCGAGGGCAGGCGTGAGCTGGCCTTGTGGACCGAGGAAACAAAGGGAGGGCGTTACTCCGGAAGGAAGAGACCACGGTTGCTGCAAACCACCAGTTGGGCCACACTTGGCAGGTGCAGGCACAGGCAGCAGCAGGGGCAGCCCTTCCCCAGGGCTTGGTCCACAGTCGCGCCCAGGATGTTGCGAGAGGAGCCAGGGAGTGTCTGGTGTGGAGCCTGGCAGCCTGAGTGGGTCCCGGCTCCACCTGCGTGACCATAAGCCCCTCTGACCCCCTTTCTTTCACCTGTAAACCAGGCGGAGCGTCGTCGGCCGCGAGGGCAGCCGTAAAGACGAGGGAGTGGTGGTGGACGTGGCATGGCAGAGAGGGTGCTCTGCCGTCCGCAGAggcgggagagggaggaggggcacagcCAGGACAGGGGCGCACAGCTTTCCCGTGTTTGGCTggaaggctgtgtgtgtgcgtgcacacgtgtgcatgcgtgtgtgtgtgtgtgtgtgtgtgtgtgtgtgtgtatcgagTCTCAGCCCAGGCTGTAAGTCTCAAGTCCCCACCGCTCTCCTCACTCTTGTGAGACACGCGAGAAAAGCCAGGTGAGGGGTGTGTTGAATGGATGTGGACAGCGCCTCCTTCGTGACAAAGTCGGAGCTCAGAGTTAACCCCCAAAGGGAGGCATCTGGTCAGCTCTTGGCCGTGCTTGACCTCCGAGTTCCCTGCTGTTCCTGGAGTCTGCCTGGGCTCTCTGGAGGATGGTGGTCATGCTACGTGGCCAGTCTGTGCTGGCCACTTGGGTGGGGCTTGCTGGGCTGTGGGGGTCCTGTCCCCCAGGAGCTGGCTCAGGACCACAGAGCCCCTGAGACTGCACGTCATGTCACAAGAAGCAGAGGTCTGGGGGTCCTGGGGTCCTGGGGATTTGGGGCCTTCAGGCCCTGCGTCTCCTCTCTCAGAGGCACGGGGTGTCCTTCACCCCAGGACAGACCTGCTTCAGGTCCTGGCTGCTGCCGTCCCCCATCCAAGAGCAGGAAGCCCCGGGAGGGGTGATGGCTGCTCGTGAGGGCTCTCTGGGCTCGGGGCCACGGGCCCGCGGGGAGCGCGCTGGCACACTAGATGGAGGCCTTCCCGGCCCCATCTCAGCGTGGCGGGACGCTGGTGCTGTGTCCCCTCCCAGGACTGAGCCAGCTCACCAGGGGCCCAGGAGAGGCCGGTGGAACGGGGTGACTgagggccctcccctccccttctcacctcCCTCAGGTGGCCCTGGGGGCAGGTCAGCACTGGGCTGGGGGGGCTGGGGCCTGCCTTCCTCAGGCACGGGGCCCTTGCCGTGTGTGCCCCAGGACCGCACGTGTGCGCACAAACGTGTGTGTGTACGTGAGAGCATCGAGTCCCAACACAGGTGCAGGCCTGGGGGTCCCTGGGGACCAGAGGCCTGCCGGACAGGTGACTCCTGGGAAGATGTCTGGAGGATTCTGTGCTGGCCCGAGGCCGCGGTGGAATGAAGGTCCCCTCCGCGTTGGAGTTGGGCCACCCTGGGCACCCAGGGAGCGGGGCCTGGCGAGCCTGGAGAAGGCAGAACGTGCCTGGTGGCCCTCTCCGCCACCCAACATAGGGGACCGTGTCAGCACGGGCAGGGAAGGGCCCTGCCCGGGGGCCAGGTGAGCGGGCGGTGGGTGCTTCGGGACTGATCCCCGATCCCAGGTTACTCTTCCTGCCCGGGACTTCCTTCCGCCTGGCCTGCCCTCCTCTACCCAACCAATGTCTCAGTCATCCAAAGCCTGGCCTTAAGGGCCCCTCCTCCGAGAAGCCACCGGTGACCCGGCCCTGGCAGGCAGGTGCTGCCCTGCCTGCGgggtccccctctctgccctatCCCAgtcaggccccctcccccacagggttTGCGTGGGTGTCACGGGCCTAGTGACTGTTCTCGCTTACCACGTCATGGGACTTGGAGAGGAGGCCCCTAGAGACAGCCCAGAGGCAgaccgggaggggaggggaggggctggggagggacctCGGGGGACACAGGACGAGGCTGACGGAGCCGGAGACGCAGCTGtaggccccccggccccccgtgGGCAGGGCAGCCAAAAGCAGACACAGGACGCCTGGTGCAGGGGTGGTGCTTCTTCAAGAGCGGTTGGGGCTGGCTTGCaggggtgtgtgttggggggggagggctctAGGGTCCAAAGCTCCAGAGCAGGAGGAGCACCAGCACGAAGGCCAGGCTGCGGTGGCCGTCCAGGGCGGGCGCCCCGCCCACGTTGCACAGGTCGTTGTTACAGCAGGACACGGGCCGCGTCTGGCCGATGCCGTCCACGTCCGAGGGCACGCACTTGCTGGAGCAGGACTTGGTCACCGTGGAGTCCCCCAAGAAGGGGTACACTGTGGGCCACGTTGGGTGCCCGGTCAGCTCCCGAACCCCAGGGCCCCCAGGCGTGGCCCCGTgaccccagggtgggggtgggggtgggggtgggggtcactgCTGCACCTCAgtccccctcctctttccttccgcCACCGTGGGGGTCCTACGTGCCAGGGACACAGCGGCTGACACGGGGATTCCCGGCTGGATGAGGCAGTTCCTCTCCAGGTGCCTCGAGCAAGGCTGAAGGTGCGTTTCCGTTAAAGgaaagaggggggcaggggcgggggggggcggcgaAGTGCTTCCACCAAAAGCCCTTTTTGCAAAACGGCTGGGGCCGTGGCTGCGCGCTGTGCACGGGGCCCCCACAGCTGGCCAGGGGTGACACCCGGGAGGCAGCTCTGACCCTgggaccccagccctgccccgcccAGCACCCGCTGACCTATCTCCAAGGAGTAGAGGGTGGTCTTGCACATGGTTTCGTTGACACCGCAGGTGGCGATGGTGACACAGCTGGACACACTGGTGGGCTCGTGACAGGTGTAGCATCTCAGGGCCCCCACTGGGTGAGAAGCGGCAAAGGACGCGTCAGgcaggccctgcccctccccagccctccgtCCTGGAGGCCCGGGTTCAAGGGGGATGACGCCACCCGGGGGGTGCCCGCCCACCGAAACTCTGGGAGGATTCAGGAGGTTTGGGCAGGAGGTTGGGGACAAGGTGCCCTCCCAGGGGAGGCGGGCCGAGGTGGGGACCGGGCAGCTCGGGCGGCGTTGAGGGGGGGCCTGCGGGGTCAGGGAGGGCCTTGGTGCGGCAGGACACCCCCTCGGGGTCCTCATCAGCAGAGAGCAGCACCCGACCGAGGGGTGCAGTGGGGCCTCGGGAACAAGTGAGGAGGGGTGCGGGCTGCGTGCATCCACAGGCATCGGCTTAGCAGAGGCGGGGAGAGCCATGGCCCCAGGGGCCAGGCAGGTCAGGCCGGGGGGGCCCCCGGGTgtgctgccctcccctcctctgccggGTCCCGTCCCACCGCAGGAGCCCAGCTGGGCCTGGCCGCCCAGCCCAGTGAGGCCGCGGGGCCCGATCCCCCACAGTGTGGCCCTCTGTCTTCAGGttgacctcagtttcccctccgcCCAGCTATTTCCTGGTTGGGTGTGGGGGCCCCGAGGGGCTGGGGTGTCTCCCCTAGCTGGTCTCTCGGACCTCCCAGAGCCTTCCTGGTCTTCCCAAGACGCCTCCCAAGGCCCGCCTCCACCGTGGCCCCGGAACCAGGGAGCACGATTCTGACGGTGCCCTCTGCGGCCCGAGGCCCCCAGTGACAGACAGGTCCCCAGCTGGCACCCGGGGCCTCTGCTGCCGCCCCAGCCCAGCCAGTCCCAGCCCTGGGCGCAGGCCCTTTGGTACTGCACCCACCTCTCCCTCGCTTGGGCTGagggccctgcccttccctccgcactcacccccctccccgccccgcctcgCCTCTGCTCGGGCCCCTCTGCCTGCACCCCTCACCCAGCTCGCCGCTGCAGGCCgccagcaccagcaccagcagcACCGGCCGTGCCCCCCTCATGGTCCAGTCCTCACGCCGCAGCCACTGCTTCCTCACCCTCGGCCTGCCCGAGGGGTAGCAGACACCGGCGCAGCCACCCGACCGGTCAGCCGAGCAGATTAGTGCGATTGGGTTTCCTGTGGGCGGCTGGGGCGTGGagacccaccccccgccccctggggCCCCTCCCGCCTCCACCCGACACCCCACTCCTCCCGccctccctgtccccttccccactcctgtaCCTCCCACAGCCtggggcccctccctgcccctgatGACCCCTCCCTGCCGTTTGGGGGCCCTCACCTCCCTGCGACTCCCTTACCTGGGCCCCccatcttctccttcctcccccattcCTGCCTCTGCCCGGCACCCTTTCCGCCTTGGGTCCCCATGCCTATCTCTAGGGCAGAGTCCGGGTCTAGTGGCTCTGGGTTCGAATGCTACCAGGGTGCCCCGGGACGCCCCCTCGTGGGGCACAGTGATGGGGGCGGACTGCCGCCTGGACAACCAGCCACGGTGTACTCGGAGGCTTAAGGGGACAAAGACAGGAAGGTGCCGGGTCAACAAAAATGTCCTGGAGGGAGGTTGGAGATGGGGAAGGGCCAGGGCCGCCTTGGGGACGCTAATCCCGGTGTCCACTGGAGGGGCGGGCACACCTTGATCTCTAATGGGGCCAAAGGGTCTGCCCCTCGGGCGGGGCTCATGGGGCCCCAGCGCAGGTCAGGAAGTTGATGGGAAGGGCCTTGCCCAAGGCTCGGACAGGACTCAAGTGTGGCTCCAGCCACTGCTCCCCCCGTAtactcacacgcacacacgcgtgcCAGACACATGCACACGCCCACACTCGTGTGCACTCtcgcacgtgcacacatgcactcacaaACCCGCACACGCGTGCACACTCGCATACACAGTGcacactcacgtgcacacacacgcacacactcgtGTGCActctcacacgtgcacacatgcactcatAGACCcgcacacgtgcacactcacATGCACCGTGCGCACTCACATGCCCACACTCGTGTGCACTCtcgcacgtgcacacatgcactcacaaacctgcacatgcgtgcacactcacatacacagtGCACtctcacgtgcacacacgtgtgccagacacatgcacacgcacatgcacacactcgtGTGCACTCTCGtgcgcgcacacatgcacactcacaagCCCGCACACACGTGCAAACTtgcacacatatatgtacgtGCAGACTCACGCGCATACGCACGTGCACACGTGCAACCCCGAGGGTGCCTGCACGTCAGCCTCCACAGGATGTACTCCGCCTGGGACCCCGTCACACCCTCCACCAAACCCACAGCAGCTACGGGGAacgctggggtggggtggggagggttgctGACAAGGCCGTGGTGCCCAGACTCACTGGGGCCACGCTGcaaccccacccacctcctccgtCTTCTCCCACAGGATCCAAACCTTGGTCCCTCCTAgactctgcccctgctctgcttccTACCGCCAGAGacgcctctccctcccctcccctcccccctgctctcctGTGGTTGAAATTCTCTGTCTGgggactccccccgcccccaccccaccgccttTCTATGGTCTCTGGACTTTCCTTTGAGATCGGCTCCAGGGAGCTGGAGGCGCTTGTGTGTCCCTGGCGGGGACTGGCGGGGCCTGCAGACGAGGCGCGTGGTGACCCTTAGCACCGGGCGCGTGTCGGCCACTTCACCTGCTGGGTCGTAGCGTCCTCCCTGCGGCCCTCCAGGCACACGCCACCACCGCCTGTACTCGGGACACAGGGTCGGGGCTCCCGGCCTTGGCGGGAGCTGCCCTGGGCGGGTCACCTAGTGTGGGCTGGGGAAGCTGAGACGGCGACCGGGCTTGTCTGATTTGACACTTCACCACACCGCACAGCTGCAGCTCGGCGCTGATGTTGGATGCGGCTAACCGGATCAGACACCGGCCGCACACACCCTAGGCTCCTCCTGGTCTAGCCCAGTTCCTTTGCTGCAGCCACACCAGCCCAACCCCTCGGCCTCGGACCCGAGGGCCCCGCCTGTGCCCTCCCTCCTGAACACACCCGTGGCCCCGGTATTTGCTCCTCCCGCGGTTTCCACCTGATCCCTGGGCAGCCAGGCTGAAGCCGGCTGCGAAGTGTCAGCTGTCCACCTAGGtcggggagggaaggggccccGGGCAGGGTCTGGGTGGGCTCTGTCTAGGATGCTAGTCGAGAGGCCTCCAGCCACCCCTCTGTTCTACCAGGAGCCTCCAGGTCAGGGCCCGGTGTGTGACCGGGGTCAGGGTTCTGGGCGTGACCAGCGTCAGGGCTCAGGGTGTGACCAGAGTCGGGGCTCAGAGCGTGACCAGGGTCAGGGCTCAGAGCGTGACCAGTCAGGGCTGAGGGTGTGACCGGGGTCAGGGTGAGCGTGTGACCGGAGTCAGGGCCCCTCTGCTGTTGCCCCATCTACGGCATGGCCTCCCCTCCGGCCTGCCTGTAGGCGGCCTCCTCTGGGCAGTGTCTTCGGGCCCCAGGAAGGCAGAGGGGTGTCCTGGCCCAGGCTCCCGCTCAGCGGCTCCCCTGTAAGCCGATGTTTCTACACCGTGAAGGGAGTGCACAGGGTGCAGTTCTCCCCAAGGCAGGCCCAGAACCCCTCGGTGCCATGCCCTTCCTGAGGCCCCCGGGGGAGGTGCCCTGACGCGTGGGCACACGTGTGCTGGTAGGCACCAGCACGCGTCCACGCCGCGGCGGGGACCTTCCACTGCAGCCACACCCTGTGGGTCGTGTGCTCGGGGGCACAGAGCTGGGAACCTTCGTGTACCCCCCGCGCCACGGGCTCCTTGTCCCCCTGGTCAGGCTCTCTTCTCCCCGCTCTCTGTCACCACTGACCCTTCCAGGAGATTCGCAGGAAGGCAGAGCTGGCAAATGGCCACTGTCCATTGCAGGCATTGGTGAATGACCCATCCGCTCTCCGAGGAAAACCGCTGGACATCAGTTGTACCTCCAGACTCAGAACCCCTGCCTGGGAAGCCTGAAGGTCTTATCGGATGCTTACCCAGCCCTCGGCGGGCCCccatgttggggcacctgcctTAAACCAACCACGGGAGGCGGTGGCTCTGTGGGGGCGGGCACTCCCTCCCGTCCACAGGCGTCTGGGTGACATTTCAGGGGCCAGGATTCAGCAACATTCTTGGGGCATCTTAGAGTTTCATGCACGCGGCCGACTTGCCCCGGGGAGCACCCTGCACGGCGCGCCCGGGGCTGGCTTCCagcctttccctctccccccccttctctctgtttctcccctgcatTTAAAGTGCCACTTGCTTTTACgttgtccctttcttttttcttttttaatttaaaatttttttttaatctttatttttgagagagagagagacagagggcaagcaggggacgggcagagagagagggagacacagaatccgaagcaggctccaggctccgagctgtcggcactgagcccgacgcagagctggATCCtatgaaccgcgaaatcatgacctgagctgaagtcggacgcttgactgactgagccgcccaggagcccctcgtGTCGTTCTGTTTAGATTTGTGTGGAATCATGACTCTTTCTCAGTCTGGATTTTCAACCTTGTTTTGATTTCCGAAATCCTCCTTCTCTTGTTAATTTCTAAGAGCTTTTAATGCATGTGCTTCTGATGGCACGCGATTCACCCACTGCAAGCGTTTTCGGTGTGCTCCCAGATTTGTGCAACCGCCCCCCATCAGTGTAAGACTTTCCTCACCTCACAAAGGGACCCACCCGCCTCCTGGCCTACTCACAGGCTGGCCTGCTGTGGGCATTTTGTGGAAATGGACTCACAGAGGAGGTGGTCTTTTGCATCCGGCCTCTTTCCCTCAGCCTGACGCCCTGGGGCCCGTCCCCGCCGTGGCGGTGCCTCTGGAAACATCCCCGCGCCTGGAGAGTCCAGTCTGTCTGTCCCCTCGTCCGCTGAGGCGCTGGGCGCGGCTTCCCCGTCTGGCTCTTGTGACGACGCTGCCGTGAGCGCGGTGTGAACGTGTGAGTGTTCATCTCTCCGGGTGTGTGCCCCGGGGATGGAGTTGCGGGGCGTGTTGTGACCGCGTGCAACTGCTCGAAGAACGCGTCTTGATTTTCTATGCTGAGCCGTCTATCGTGTTGACAATCTCTCTTTTGACATTTAAAGCTCGGGTTCAGTGGGACCGCCTCTCGATAGGAGGGGAGCGGAGGCCGGGAGCCAGCGTGGTTTTCTCCCGCGGGGTCAGCTTCCCCACCTCCGGCCTGTGACCGCCGTGGTGGCCACGGTCAGTCCCGCCTGGGGGCTCGTAGGGGCCTCTCCTGTGGGCCGAGGGCCCTCCTTGCGCCTCCGTGTGGGGTCGCTCGCTCTGCTAGGACGCCGTCGCCGCGCTGCACCGGCTTTTCCACGTCTTCTTGAGAACGTGGGAGAACGTGGCCGGGGTAAGAACAAGGAAAGGGCCGGGCGGTGAGCCCGGGGGGAGGTAGGGGGACCCGTGCTCCACTTTGCGGCCCGAGGCTGGTGGGAGCCATGATTAAAAGTGTGCcagtgtgtgtctctgtgtgcgtgcgtgtgtatgggtgtgtgtgcacgtgggggTGTGGGTTAGTGTGCGCGTGTGCACCTGTGGTGGGGGCTGATTCCAGCCTCACCCTCTCACCCGGCTGCTTTGTCCCTTccatcctctcccctgcttcccccaaagtccccgccccctgccaagggcccctcccccttcctcagaCCCACGCAGTGCCACCCTTGGGCCCCCTGACCCCCCTGCGCGGCCCGGGATGCTCCTGGAGCGCCCCCCGGCCCCGGGGCCCCATCTCAGCTGCGGGCAGAGCAGGGTCTGCCTGGGGGCCGGGGCGCGGCATCGGCTCTGTGAGCAGGGGCAGCGGCTGCGGGTGGAGGGGCGCTCAGTCCTGGTTGCAGAGGCTGAACTGGCAGCAGGCAATGGACACGTGGGGGCCGAGGCCCAGGGTAGAGACGTCGGGGCAGCTGGTCTGGCACGACTTGGTCACCATAGGCAGGTCGATGAGGCTTAAGGGGACCCCTGGGGTGGACGGAAGGCTCCCTGAGCCTCTGCACTGTGCGCCCCCTGCCCCACCGGCCACCAGCGCAGCCCCCCTCCCTCGGGCCTTCTCCGGGGCTGAGGCCAGGGGGTGCTCCCCCCGCCCTGCTCCTGACTTGCTGGGAGCCTGGACCAGCTCCGCCCCCTCTGAACCTGGCTCTCTTCTGGGCAAAGGGGCCAGGGCTGGCCCACCCCACACGCGCCCCACTCACGGGTGGCGATGGTGACGCAGTAGTTGGAGTTCCATGGGCATCTGAACGCACGGGTGCACCCTCCGAAGCCCTTGCACTGGTGACACATCAAGGCTTGGGCTGCAGCCGCGGGTGGAGGGACAGGTGGATGGACAGACGGGGACACAGGTGTGGGCAAGTCCTGCCTAATAGCACCCGCTACTCCCACCCAGCGCCCCACTGTCATTCTCAGGGCCCTAGCCCCGCATCCTGGGGTGCCGATCCCCCAAGACCTCccagatgggggggtggggaaggtcaCCATGTACGAAGCATCAGCCCAGGGCCGGGCAAGGTCCCGAGGCTCCAGCCTGTGGGACCGCGCTCTTCACGGGAAGAGGGGGCCAGGCCTGGGACCACGACTGGGTGGGTGCTACGACTGGAGGCCGCTCTTCTGAGTCCCCCACCCAGGAGAGCGctggcccggggtgggggcaggatggGGTCCTCTGGGCTCGCTGTGTGACATCCCAGGGGAGCGGAGCAGGGCCGCACCCTGAAGGAGTTGAGAGTTGAGGGAGTTTGGGATGGAGGGAAGGTGGCGAGGGCTCCCCAAGACACGACCGTGCCCATTTTCACCTTGGGGGGGGCGGCCTGGGTAGGCCCCCTTAGGCCCACCGGCACCTTAGTTCAGGTGGCTAAAGTCACGGGGCCTTGCCGGCCTCCGTGGGGAGTGGGGACCAAGGGTGGCAGGTGTGCTGGGCAGTGAAGGGCcggagggaggcgggagggaggccAGCATGGCTCTGTTCTGTGAGGACATCACAGATTCTTCTGGAACACTGAGTTCACTCCATCAATGTCTGCCGGCTCTGCCCTCCCACGTGGGCACTGCGCGGGGCCCCACAGCCGCTCTGCCTGCCTGGCTGTCTGtccttctgtccccctcctcGCCACActtcccgtcccccccccccccccccgcctgtccTTCTCTGGTTCCTGAGCTTCTGTGCAGGAGGTCGAGCCACGGCGCCCGGCCCTGCCCTGGCTGCCCGCGCGTCTGGGCACAAACGCAGGGCCAGCGGGGCGAGCCGCAAGGCCCGCACTGCCCCCACTCGCCGTGTGCAGGCTCGGAGCCCCAGGACACTCGCACCAGAGTCCAGGAAAACATGCTCACCGCCCCCCTCACTCCCTGGTCAGCCCTTCCGGCCTCGCCCCCCATCGCCCTGGCTCTGCCTCGGGTCGGCACACTTTCAGGCCCGGGTCCTTGACCGTGATGGTGCACGGCACACTTGAGCCAAACCACATACGCCCGGGCACTCGCACGCACACCCGGGCAGGGGCTCCCGGCCCCCTCCCGGCCTCACCCTCTGCTCCTCCGCCCCGGGGGTCTGTGGGAGGCACCCTCCCAGAGCCACAGAGCCGGAGGTGGAGACAGGGCGTGTCCACCGTGGCGGGGCGCCCACCGTCAGCCTAGACTCGCCCGCCAGCCCCACAGAGCAATCCGAGACCCCACACGTGACCAGGAGAGGTGACGGTTCCCGTCACAAAGCCCAGCAAAGCTGCTTGAAGCCACCCTCACATCAGGCCTGAGGACGGTGTGGTACGTTGCATACGCCGCCACCTAGTGGACAGACAGGGGAGTGTCACCGGCAGACCCGGGCAGTCTGGGTCTCCAGGGCGTCAGCGAGAGAGAAGCAGCTCCTGCCTCCTGCTCGCCTctgctcaccccccacccccagatgccTCCCTGCGCTGCCCATGCTGTGCCTTCTCTCCGGGCAAAACAGGCCCAGCTCATTTGCCACTCCGCTAGGGAGGCCTCCTGCGGTTCCAGGCAGAGTTGATGGCTCCTCGTCTGACATGCCCACCACGATCTGCTGATGCCTCTGCCCCAGCCTGGTGATGGGGTCCCTGCCCCCACGTGGTCTCACTCAGGGCTGGCTCCCCATCCCCGCTGCCTCCGACGTGACGGACACGAGCGGGCATTTCGCCCACTCTTCTGACCCAGAGCATCCCTCACATAGCACCCCTCCTCTGTACCTAGTGGGGCTGAGGAGAAGTttgtggagggagggaaagaaggaaaaaggaaaggaaggaaggaaggaaggaaggaaggaaggaaggaaggaagaaggaaggaaggagggaagggagagagggagggaggacagaaggaaggaaggagggaaggggagaaggaagggaggagggaaggaagggaggaagggaagaaggaagggagggagaaaggaaggagggaggaaggaaggaagtgagggagggaggaaggagggaagggagggaggaggcaaggagggaaggtaggaagaaaggaaggtgaagggagggagggaggaaggaaagagggaggaaggaaggagggaaggagggaggaagaaaggaaggagggagggagggaagggagggaggaaggaggggaagaaggaagggggaagggaaggaggaaggaaggcgggaatgaaggaaggagggaaggaaggaaggggaagggagggtggagggagggggaagggtggcCAGGTGTGCAGGCTTCCGGGGGCTCGTGTCGTCTCCCGATCGATCGTGCAGCAGGCAAGACACCTCCCACCCTGCTGTTGGCTCTAAACCGGGACTGGCGTGCGGACTGGGGGGAGTGCGCTTCCCAGGGGTAGCAGGGAGAGGGCGCCGACGATGATGTGGCCTGTGGGGCTCCTGTGATCCACTGGACCTGGGCtaagccaggggagggaggaggggcctgTGGGTGGCCCCTCCCAGATGCCACCCGACCCGGTGACCCAGTCCCGGCGGTGACAAAGACTTTCCCCGTGTGGAGCTCAGGTCCCCAAACCCCTGTCCGTCGGCACTGGTGACCCAGGAGCAGTTCTTAGGGGCCATCGATGAGACCCGGGCCCCGAGCCTCACATGCGTTCCCCGCCGGACAGAGGGCCTGCACAGGGCCCGGACATCCCCGGGAGGGTCCCAGCAAGTAGAGACACTGGCAGACCCCAGAGGGTGGTGGGTGGAACCCTACGCCCACGCCAGGGGCTGTCCGGACGCTCCCTCTGTCCATCTCATTTAGGGCCATGGCCACGAGGAAGGTGCCAGCCCAGATGTGGAAACAGAGGCCGGGCCAGGTgagggccgggggccgggggccggtcGGGGTTGGGTCAGGGGCCCAGCAGGGTTCGTTCGGGCGTCTGGGTGGGTGAGCGGAGATGCTATCCACCTCGGCCGGGAGGAAAGATGATGAGGCCGGGTGTGCGCAGCCCCATTTGAGGGAGATGTCCCCAAGGAGCCCTGAGGCAGGCATCGGGCCCGAAGGGCCTGGGGCCGACCAGCCGGGGCCAGCGATGGCGGAGGTGGGCCCGGCCGAGTGCGGAAATGGCCCGAGTGAGGTGACTGGACCCAGATGGAAGCCAGAGCGAGGGAGCGGAGGCCGGGGTCCCAGAAAAGGGGGTCAAGGGGGCAGGAACCGGGGTCCTCTGAGGTAGGAAGCCACATCCCGGGGCTCGGTGGTGGCTGAGGCTGGGGGACCGGCTTATTAGAGcaatggtggggggtggaggcGGCACCCGGGACTCACCCAGCTCCAGGCTCAGGGCGGCAGCCAGCAGGAGCCCGAGGAGCAGCCGCATGGTGTCCCGGAGAGAGGCTGGTGCCCCGGGCAGCCAGGCTGCCATCTTATACCTGCCGCTCCCACCCTGCAC
Coding sequences within it:
- the SLURP2 gene encoding secreted Ly-6/uPAR domain-containing protein 2; translation: MAAWLPGAPASLRDTMRLLLGLLLAAALSLELAQALMCHQCKGFGGCTRAFRCPWNSNYCVTIATRVPLSLIDLPMVTKSCQTSCPDVSTLGLGPHVSIACCQFSLCNQD
- the LYPD2 gene encoding ly6/PLAUR domain-containing protein 2 gives rise to the protein MRGARPVLLVLVLAACSGELVGALRCYTCHEPTSVSSCVTIATCGVNETMCKTTLYSLEIVYPFLGDSTVTKSCSSKCVPSDVDGIGQTRPVSCCNNDLCNVGGAPALDGHRSLAFVLVLLLLWSFGP